A window of Sebastes umbrosus isolate fSebUmb1 chromosome 3, fSebUmb1.pri, whole genome shotgun sequence contains these coding sequences:
- the LOC119484457 gene encoding rho-related GTP-binding protein RhoU-like isoform X2 — translation MLPQDVGQQKPRRVSEPMLGPDGPPVPAPVPVRRFKTRDFPLSVKVKRRRSGSAPERRVNCVLVGDGAVGKTSLIVSYTTNGYPTEYVPTAFDNFTVMVVVDGKPVRLQLCDMAGQDELERLRPLCYKNADVFLLCYSVVRPCSFRNLIQRWVPEIRQHCPGAPLVLVGTQLDLREDVQVLIHLAQNQQRPVGTEEGRQLAQELGVVGFAECSALTQKNLKDAFDSAILASIQQTDSCSVQQQRMTLRKKTPDKIKSLSEIWWRKINCLVGEQSCDFK, via the exons ATGCTTCCTCAGGACGTCGGGCAGCAGAAGCCACGCCGTGTGTCGGAACCGATGCTCGGGCCGGACGGTCCTCCGGTTCCGGCTCCGGTTCCGGTTCGGCGCTTCAAGACCCGGGACTTCCCTCTGAGCGTGAAGGTGAAGCGCCGGCGCTCCGGATCCGCACCTGAGCGCCGGGTGAACTGCGTCCTGGTTGGAGACGGAGCGGTGGGGAAGACCAGCCTCATCGTCAGCTACACCACCAACGGATACCCCACGGAATATGTTCCAACAGCCTTTGACAACTTCACCG tgaTGGTTGTGGTTGACGGGAAACCAGTGAGACTGCAGCTCTGTGACATGGCTGGACAG GACGAGCTGGAGCGCCTCCGACCTCTGTGCTACAAGAACGCCGatgtcttcctcctctgctaCAGCGTGGTCCGCCCCTGCTCCTTCCGCAACCTGATCCAAAGGTGGGTTCCCGAGATCCGTCAGCACTGCCCCGGAGCGCCCCTGGTCCTCGTCGGCACCCAGCTGGACCTGAGGGAGGACGTCCAGGTGCTGATTCACCTGGCACAGAACCAGCAGCGCCCGGTGGGCACCGAGGAGGGCCGGCAGCTCGCCCAGGAGCTCGGCGTGGTGGGCTTCGCCGAGTGCTCGGCGCTGACCCAGAAGAACCTGAAGGACGCTTTTGATTCGGCCATCTTGGCCAGCATCCAGCAGACGGACAGCTGTAGTGTCCAGCAGCAGAGGATGACTCTGAGGAAGAAGACGCCCGATAAGATCAAGAGCCTCTCGGAGATCTGGTGGAGGAAGATCAACTGTCTGGTGGGAGAGCAGAGCTGTGACTTCAAGTGA
- the LOC119484457 gene encoding rho-related GTP-binding protein RhoU-like isoform X1 — translation MLPQDVGQQKPRRVSEPMLGPDGPPVPAPVPVRRFKTRDFPLSVKVKRRRSGSAPERRVNCVLVGDGAVGKTSLIVSYTTNGYPTEYVPTAFDNFTVMVVVDGKPVRLQLCDMAGQKWGLVDGSINDELERLRPLCYKNADVFLLCYSVVRPCSFRNLIQRWVPEIRQHCPGAPLVLVGTQLDLREDVQVLIHLAQNQQRPVGTEEGRQLAQELGVVGFAECSALTQKNLKDAFDSAILASIQQTDSCSVQQQRMTLRKKTPDKIKSLSEIWWRKINCLVGEQSCDFK, via the exons ATGCTTCCTCAGGACGTCGGGCAGCAGAAGCCACGCCGTGTGTCGGAACCGATGCTCGGGCCGGACGGTCCTCCGGTTCCGGCTCCGGTTCCGGTTCGGCGCTTCAAGACCCGGGACTTCCCTCTGAGCGTGAAGGTGAAGCGCCGGCGCTCCGGATCCGCACCTGAGCGCCGGGTGAACTGCGTCCTGGTTGGAGACGGAGCGGTGGGGAAGACCAGCCTCATCGTCAGCTACACCACCAACGGATACCCCACGGAATATGTTCCAACAGCCTTTGACAACTTCACCG tgaTGGTTGTGGTTGACGGGAAACCAGTGAGACTGCAGCTCTGTGACATGGCTGGACAG AAATGGGGTCTGGTTGATGGATCAATCAAT GACGAGCTGGAGCGCCTCCGACCTCTGTGCTACAAGAACGCCGatgtcttcctcctctgctaCAGCGTGGTCCGCCCCTGCTCCTTCCGCAACCTGATCCAAAGGTGGGTTCCCGAGATCCGTCAGCACTGCCCCGGAGCGCCCCTGGTCCTCGTCGGCACCCAGCTGGACCTGAGGGAGGACGTCCAGGTGCTGATTCACCTGGCACAGAACCAGCAGCGCCCGGTGGGCACCGAGGAGGGCCGGCAGCTCGCCCAGGAGCTCGGCGTGGTGGGCTTCGCCGAGTGCTCGGCGCTGACCCAGAAGAACCTGAAGGACGCTTTTGATTCGGCCATCTTGGCCAGCATCCAGCAGACGGACAGCTGTAGTGTCCAGCAGCAGAGGATGACTCTGAGGAAGAAGACGCCCGATAAGATCAAGAGCCTCTCGGAGATCTGGTGGAGGAAGATCAACTGTCTGGTGGGAGAGCAGAGCTGTGACTTCAAGTGA